In the Candidatus Bathyarchaeia archaeon genome, ACAGGTAATTACGGGGAATAAAAATGGCACTTGACCAAAATGAATACGCGAAGTTTTTGCCCGAAGTTAAACCCTTGATAAACAAAGTCGTACAAAACAACATGGGCGACTCAATGCTCTTCTCCGCAGGAACCGACACCTCCATCATAGCTTATGAAGCCGTCAAGTACAAACCAGACCTCCCATGCCTAACCCTCGCCTTCAAACACGGAAACCCCAAAGACACCCAATACGTCGCAAAAATGGTTGACTTCCTCAAACTCAAACAAGAAACCCATGTCTTTGACCGCGAAGAAGTCCTCCAATTCTACCCCAAAGTTGTGGAAGCCCTCAAAAAATTTGACCCCATGGAAATCCGCAACAGCCTCCCAGTCTACATCGGCTTAACCCTGCTCAAACCAAAAGGCTACAAAGCCGTGTTCACCGGCGACGCATTGGATGAACTCTTCGGCTACCCTTGGCAATTTCACCTAACCCAAGAAGAATTCGCCAAAAAACAAGAAGAAATGTGGGCAGAAATGGGTTTCTCTAGCATACCCATGGCGGAGTCGCTGGGCATGAGCATCAAAGCACCATACCTTGACCCTGCATTCATGGAGTGGGCAAAGAAGCTACCCATTAAAGTGAAGATAAACTTGGGTGAAAACGGCGAACGCTACAGCAAATGGATACTGCGCAAAGCCTACGAAGATGTGCTGCCTAAAGAGGTTGTTTGGCGACCTAAAGCTCCCTTGGAGCAGGGCACCGGCACCGAAATTCTGCGGACCCACTTCAACGACATGATAACCGACGCAGAGTTTGCTGAGAAGAAGAAGCAAATTCTTGAAGCCGACGAAGTTGAAATCCAAGACAAAGAGCAGCTGCTTTACTATGAGCACTTCCGCAAGGTATTCGGCAAGCCCAAGGACATCTTCACTAAAGGTTCAGTAGAATGCCCCAAATGCCACAGCCGCATGGACACAAAAATCCAGTTCTGCAAAATCTGCGGAGCCTACCCAATCTAAACCTTCTCTTTTCTTTTTGTAGTTATGGCGGTTTGTTGCTTAGCAAAGCTCTTTTGGGCTTGACTTTAAGTTTTTACTGTTTTGAAATTTATTGTGTAGTGGGCTATTTTGGTGTTTTCAATGCATATCTTAAAAGGTAGATTTTTGAAATCCTTTTTTAAAAGTGAAATTGTTTAAAACTTCTAAATGTTTCTTGCTTGGCATGAACATCTTCGTTTGTACTTTGTGCCTTCAGGAGGTGAGTGTCTATGGCGGTAACTGAACTGGTCTGCCCCGCTTGCGGAACCTGTGTCGTCCAAAGTCGGTGCCAAGGCTGTCGCAAAAAGATTCACAGCTACAAATGTCAAAAATGCGGCACAAACATCCCCAACCCCGAATATGTGGAACCATGAGCACGTTTTGAAGCTTCACAATGGAGTGCCTTACGTTGATCCCTGCTTCTTTTTTCTTTTGCAACGTCAAATGAAAAACACACGTGTGTTCCATGTTTATTGTGATTATTTTGAGAATTCGATTTTTGGCAAGTTTTCTTATGTCAAGAAACTTTTACAAATAGGCTTTTAACGGAAACTATGGTCTGTTTTCATTGTTGATAGCTACAATGACGATGGCTAGACAAATCGCCCTCCTTATGGGTACAGTACTCCTTCTAACTTTATTCTGCTTATTGTCTTTGGGAAACAGTACTCACGTAGATCCTTCGGGGGACGATTGGCCTATGTTTCGCCATGACCCTGCGTACACAGGCTTCTCATCAAGTTCAGTAAATGCAACTCCAACTGTACTGTGGAATTCATCAAGTAGCGGTGCCCCCGTTATCGCTGACGGTTATTTAGCCACAGGCGGCGGAACTGTTACTTGTAGGAATGCTTCAAACGGAGAACAGTTGTGGCGGCAACGCGTGCACAATCCAGCTGGGAACGTAGCTATCTATAATGGCTATGTATACACATCATCTGGTGCCTTCAACGTTTCAACAGGGGAAATGAAGTTAAACTACACAAATAATTTTGGCTTTGCAACACCTAACATTGTTGAAGATGTCATATACTTTGGGTCCTACCTTCGAGGTGGCGTTTTTGCTTTAAACGCTACAACTGGCGCGTACCTATGGAATTTCACTTCAGGTCTAGTGTATTCTTCTCCTGCAGTTTCCCAAGGACTCGTCTATTTTAATTCTGTTGAGGGTATTCTTTATGCTTTAAATGCTTCGACGGGAGAACAACTATGGACCTACAGGGGGTTGAGTGGTTATGAATCTTCCTCACCATCCATCTCAGATGGGTATGTCTATATAGGCACGACTTATGGTTCCAATGGGAAAGTTATATGTTTGGATGCTATGAGTGGAACTGAAATCTGGACAGCCTCCATTCCTGCTGGAATGTCCTCCCCCGCAGTTGCCTATGGTTGCGTCTATATAGTATCAAATAGTACTGTTTATGCCCTTAACGCCTCCACCGGAGACCTACTGTGGAATGCAACCGGCGGCGGGGGGCAATCCCCAGCAGTCGCAGGCGGCACAGTTTACGTTAGCTGTTCCTACAACGTTTATGCTCTTAATGCTTCAACAGGCGCTAAAATATGGAACTATACTTTCCCCAAACAAGCCAACTCCATTTCTACGTATCCCGCTATCGCAAACGGCACAATCTACGTTGATACAGGGTACTCACTTTATGCCTTCGGCTCTCCCCCTTCATCTCCCACCTCAACGCCTTCGCCGTCACCGACTATTCCCGAGCTTTCACAATTTTCAGGAATTGTTCTTGCTGCGGTAGTGTTCATGACTATGTTATTTTCAGTCTGGAAAAAACAACTAAGAACGGTTAATAACTCAAATTGTAATGAAGAGTCGAGTATTCAAAAATGCTGTTAAAAACAAAAAACATCTTTCCTTTTTTAAAAGGAAGGCTGTTTCTGTTTCTTATTGATTGTTTGTTGTGCTGTTATAGAAAGTATATCTAGAATTACCTTTGTGAAGCTAAACATTCCTTAAATTTGTTGAGGTAATTTTTGTTTTTCATGAAGTTTCAAGCACAGTGTTGTTTATGCGGGGCGTGTATAGTTGGAGCTTAAGAAGGTGTTGGCTTCTTCTTTGCGGCAGAATATATTGAAAGAGCTTTCGTTAACGCGGGAGCTTCGCGTTATGGAGCTTGTGCGCCGAACTGGCAGTACTTATAATGAATTGAATCGGAATCTTGAAATTTTGGAGAAGGAAAACTTGATAATAACTGAGTATCGCGTGAAGGTTAGGCATGGAAAAGTCAGGGTTATATCGTTAAATCGGGATGACCGTCGAACAAAAATTCTGCTTGATGTACTAAAAGTGTTAGATCAAGAAAATGCATATTCCCCCTGCTAAAATGCTGAACTTTTTCTTAGGTTTATAGAGGGTTTGTTTCATTTTTCGGCAGTTTAAAATATGTTGTTTACACAATATGTTGTAGGTGATGAAGGTGACCAAGCATGTCCTTTCAGCATTGATTCTTGTTTTTCTATTCACATGGGCTGGACTTGTATCAACGCCGGTGAATGTTTGTTTTGCTTCAGAAGAGGATTGGTCCATGTTTCGTTGTAATGCTGCTCATGTGGGTGCGGTTGTTGGTGTTGGTCCGACAACGGTTCCTGTGGAAAGGTGGCGTTTTGATGCGGGTGGTTCGGTTCGTTCTTCTCCTGTGGTTGTTGACGGAGTTGTTTATGTGGGTTCAGAAAATGGTGTTTATGCGCTTAATGCTTCTACCGGAGAAGTTATAATGAAATACATTAACGGTTCCGCGATTTCTTCTCCTGCAGTCGCAAACGGAATAGTCCACTTCAGCTCTATGGAAGGGTGGGTTTACACCTTTAACGCGTCAACAGGCACAATAATAGGACGCTTCAGAATTGGCGGTGTCAGTACTGCTTCTTCTCCCACCGTAGTGGATGGGCTATTCTATGTAGGGGTTGGCTGGATGCTTGTCGTTGTTACTGCTTCTACTGGGTGGGATACGCCTGTGACTTTTGGCACTGATGGGTATATTGATGGTTCTCCCGCAGTTGTTGGTGGTGTTGTTTATTTTGGTTCTCAAGACAAA is a window encoding:
- a CDS encoding PQQ-binding-like beta-propeller repeat protein, whose product is MFRHDPAYTGFSSSSVNATPTVLWNSSSSGAPVIADGYLATGGGTVTCRNASNGEQLWRQRVHNPAGNVAIYNGYVYTSSGAFNVSTGEMKLNYTNNFGFATPNIVEDVIYFGSYLRGGVFALNATTGAYLWNFTSGLVYSSPAVSQGLVYFNSVEGILYALNASTGEQLWTYRGLSGYESSSPSISDGYVYIGTTYGSNGKVICLDAMSGTEIWTASIPAGMSSPAVAYGCVYIVSNSTVYALNASTGDLLWNATGGGGQSPAVAGGTVYVSCSYNVYALNASTGAKIWNYTFPKQANSISTYPAIANGTIYVDTGYSLYAFGSPPSSPTSTPSPSPTIPELSQFSGIVLAAVVFMTMLFSVWKKQLRTVNNSNCNEESSIQKCC
- a CDS encoding asparagine synthase C-terminal domain-containing protein, which produces MALDQNEYAKFLPEVKPLINKVVQNNMGDSMLFSAGTDTSIIAYEAVKYKPDLPCLTLAFKHGNPKDTQYVAKMVDFLKLKQETHVFDREEVLQFYPKVVEALKKFDPMEIRNSLPVYIGLTLLKPKGYKAVFTGDALDELFGYPWQFHLTQEEFAKKQEEMWAEMGFSSIPMAESLGMSIKAPYLDPAFMEWAKKLPIKVKINLGENGERYSKWILRKAYEDVLPKEVVWRPKAPLEQGTGTEILRTHFNDMITDAEFAEKKKQILEADEVEIQDKEQLLYYEHFRKVFGKPKDIFTKGSVECPKCHSRMDTKIQFCKICGAYPI